Proteins from a single region of Bacteroidales bacterium:
- a CDS encoding nucleotidyltransferase domain-containing protein, whose product MINQQKIDEVVSRITKRFDPEKIILFGSLASQNQTSDSDLDLLIVKETKLPVHQRSNEIRSHLLGLKIPMDILVYTSDEFDKEKNVRFSFLNGALKNSIVLYERTN is encoded by the coding sequence ATGATAAACCAGCAGAAAATTGATGAAGTAGTTTCGAGGATTACAAAAAGGTTTGATCCTGAGAAAATAATTTTATTCGGTTCCCTTGCCAGTCAAAATCAGACTTCGGACAGTGACCTGGATTTACTGATCGTTAAAGAAACAAAACTTCCTGTTCATCAGCGAAGTAACGAAATTCGCTCTCACTTGTTAGGATTAAAGATACCGATGGATATTCTCGTTTACACCAGCGATGAGTTTGATAAAGAAAAAAACGTCAGGTTTTCTTTCCTAAATGGAGCACTAAAAAACTCAATAGTACTTTATGAGCGAACAAACTGA
- a CDS encoding Gfo/Idh/MocA family oxidoreductase, with protein sequence MKKLNIAIMGCAGIAQRSMIPAIKAVPEWNLVAVASRSKAKAERFAGQFDCEAVVGYENLLNRSDIDAIYMPLPTGLHHEWITKCLKAEKHVLAEKSIAYDYASAVEMVNTAKANSLVLMEDFMFQYHSQHQFVFDLLRKGEMGEIRVFRANFAFPPMPKTNFRYDDHIGGGALLDAAGYTVRAVHFMMGDKFVVKAANLYIDPETGTNIYGGAFLDNGKGVSAQIAFGMDHYYQCNYEIWGSKGKITADRAFTPKPDFSPMIIFEKQGERKEHQMPPDNHFIGSIKEFYRAIATGDVEKHHHDVLLQSKTLDDIRRLSGNQNEKISLE encoded by the coding sequence ATGAAGAAATTGAACATAGCAATCATGGGATGCGCGGGAATTGCGCAGCGCTCAATGATCCCGGCTATCAAAGCAGTTCCGGAGTGGAATTTGGTTGCGGTGGCCAGCCGTTCAAAGGCGAAGGCTGAGAGATTTGCCGGTCAGTTTGACTGTGAAGCGGTGGTTGGTTATGAAAATCTCCTTAACCGCAGCGACATTGACGCCATTTACATGCCGCTGCCCACCGGCCTGCATCATGAGTGGATCACAAAATGCCTGAAGGCGGAAAAACATGTTTTAGCAGAAAAATCCATTGCTTACGATTATGCTTCGGCAGTGGAAATGGTGAACACCGCCAAAGCAAATTCGCTGGTACTGATGGAGGATTTCATGTTTCAATACCACAGCCAGCATCAGTTTGTGTTTGATTTATTGCGAAAAGGGGAGATGGGTGAAATTCGCGTTTTCAGGGCAAATTTTGCTTTTCCCCCGATGCCCAAAACCAACTTCAGGTATGACGATCATATCGGAGGCGGCGCACTGCTCGATGCTGCGGGCTACACGGTGCGGGCAGTACATTTTATGATGGGCGATAAGTTCGTGGTAAAGGCGGCCAATCTTTACATCGACCCCGAAACCGGAACCAATATTTATGGCGGCGCTTTCCTGGATAATGGCAAAGGAGTGAGCGCCCAGATTGCTTTTGGGATGGATCACTATTACCAATGCAACTACGAAATCTGGGGGAGCAAAGGAAAAATTACCGCCGACCGCGCTTTTACCCCAAAACCCGACTTCAGCCCTATGATCATTTTCGAAAAACAGGGAGAACGCAAAGAACACCAGATGCCGCCCGACAATCATTTTATCGGCTCCATCAAAGAGTTTTACCGGGCCATTGCAACCGGCGATGTTGAAAAACATCACCACGACGTGCTGCTGCAAAGCAAAACGCTCGATGATATCAGAAGACTATCGGGGAATCAGAACGAAAAAATTAGTTTGGAATAA